Genomic window (Desulfovibrio porci):
GAAAAGAACAGCGAACTTGCCGGTCTGGACGCATCGCTACAACTTTGTGCGTCCGCATACGGCTCTTGGCAGAAAACCTCCAGCCTCAAGGCTGAGCGGA
Coding sequences:
- a CDS encoding integrase core domain-containing protein, with translation KRTANLPVWTHRYNFVRPHTALGRKPPASRLSGG